A window of Barnesiella propionica genomic DNA:
CCAGCAGGGGTCGTAACCGCTTTCGGGTGTGAAGGTGTGCCCGGGGGGGATAAAGGCGTAGGTGTCGTAATAGATCGCGCTCCGGGGCCTCAGCTGCTGACGGGGTTCGCTGTCGTTGGTATAACCCAGGTTGGTATTTTCTCCTCCTTGGGTGGTTTCCCGGTCTTCCCGTACGGTTATGTCTGAAAACTGGGCTTGCAACTGGCTGTGGCTCATCGTAGTGGTCCATATGCCGGTCTGGCAGGGACGGTCTTTCCGGTCGTATTTGGTATAGCTCCATTCTTTTTTCTGACGCTGGTTACCGGTTTGGGCGAGTACCATACGTCCTAATCTGTCGTAGACGTAATAAACGGGGTCGCATCCGGGTGGCTGAAAGCTGATGCGCCGTTTATGGTCATCGTATTTATAGATATAGGTGTATTTTCCTATAACGGCATCGGTATAGGCTTTGTCTTGTACGCTGCATATCTGGCTGGCTTCGGGAGAGAGTATGTAGCGGAGGTTTCCGGTAGGGTCGTAGACGTAGTAGGTGTCGTGGGGTATGCTGTCTTTCATTTGCCGGTAAAGGATGGGGCGTCCGTTCTTGTCGGTAAACTGGTATTTTTTGTTACCGTTTTCATCGACAGAGCGGGTAACGAATAGTTTTCCTTCGGAATAATTGCCTTTATGGAGGAGATAGCGGTTGATGATATATTTGCGGACGGCTAGTTCTCCTTCGGCGGTATTGGTCAGGTAGGCGGTTTTCTGGCTGTGGTTATTGTTTTTTCCCACGTACCAGGCGCTTCCGGGACCTATGGTCTCGATTTTGCGGTTCAAGGGATTGTCTTCGTAAATAGTTTGGGAGAAGGGGCGGCTGTCGCCGTAATAGTTTAAGGCATTTTCCCTGACCCGGCTGAAAGGGAGATAATATCCCTGGTCGCCGTTGACGGGGGTCGGGAGCCATTCTTCTTCAGGCAACCCCCGGTCGTTGTACCGGACGTGGCTTACTACGTCGTAGACGCCGGGGCTGATGCCGCGCCAGACGGTTTGCTGCACACGGCCCAGGGCATCGCAATATTGTATGGTGACCCGGGCGTCGTATTCGTCTCCTGTGATATCGGTTCCGGGGAAAAGAGGTTCTGTGCTTTTTACATAATTCTGGTCCGCGCTTTGGGCGAATGCACTTGCTATGCCCAGCAATATGATATATATAGAACAAATATATTTCATGGTTTACTGCTGTTATCGTGTTTTATAATGATAGGTATGCTTGCGTATCAAATAGTTGTTATAGTCTTTTATCGTGCTCAGGCGTCCGTAACCGTCATAGTTATAATAGGTGGTTACTCCCCGGGCATCTGTTTCGGAGGCTATGCCTACCAGCCAATGATAGCTCATGCTCCGCATTTCTACATCGGGATGTAGGGTTCTTATGCGGTCCAGCTTCGTTTTGACTTCAGAGGACTCTTTCAGGAAGCTTCCCCGGTCGGTTCCTATTTCCCGCAGAAATGAATCTACTTCTTCCGAATTTCTTTTCTTGAATTCGGCCACCGGATGGCTGCCGTTATAGGCCCACAGGAATGAGGCTACGTGGTCTCCTTTGTAATAGATGTCCCGGAGGTTGTTTTGGCTGTCGTAAAGGTATTCATATTCTCTGATGTTTAAAAGTGTCATTAGCTCGGCAGGGGTTTTCAGGGATGTCCCCAAGGGGTATGAGGCGGCCGGGACTCCTGCCTGCGGCAAAAGTGCCGAATAGGTGGCTGTGATCCTGGCATAGTCGTCATACTGCATACGCACGGCATCGGTAATGTAACCGTTTTCTACCCGGACTTTGGTCTCTACCTTGTCGGTATTCCTGTAATAGGTATAATAGATAACAATTTTTTCTCCTTTTGAGTTTTCGAGTTCTTTCGATAATGGCAGGGTCGCTTGGATGCTTTTGTTATATCCGGTGAAGGGATAGGTGTAGCGAAGGGTTTCTTCTATGGCACCGGATGAGGTCGTGGTTATTTCACGCTGTTCTTTTAGCATCTTATTATACGGGATAATTCTGAACTTTGTCATACCATAGTCATTCTTAGCAAATTCTATAACATCATAACCCTCCGGAGTCAATGGAATCCCAGCCGCATTAAAAGCAGATATAGTATATAATCCTCCGGGGAAATAATGGTCCGACCGGTCTTCATGGATATAATAATCATAAGAGATTTCTTTAGAATCGTTGATTGTTCCCGGTCTTTTCCAATAAACTTTCCGCTTCAGATTTCCTCTCCAATGTGATTTGGAAGTACGCAGCCGGTTTACTGGAGGTTCATAATTGCCATAATTTGACTCGTTTAAATCGGCTGCATCCATGATATTATCACGAACCGTCGTATAATAATAATCGATACCTGGCACATTCCCTATCGTTTCGGGATTATCGGTAGAGATAAACGATTCTCTTACCCAGCCGTATTCTACGCGTGGTTTTCCGAATATGGTATTGTACAATCCTTCTGAAGTCATCACACGTACAAAATTCTGATATCTGGAAGGAAAATGGTCTTTGGGATCTTCGAATGCTACCTGATAACTCATCATCATGGAACCCGAATAATCCGGGAAATCGGTTAACACTCCACTGGAAAGGTCCGGATCTCCGTATGTATAAGTTTTTATGATTGTATCACCAACCCCAGCAAAAGAAGATATACTCCTGATTCTTAGTCCTCCAGCCTGACCTACCGTTTCCCGAATATGCAGGTTTGTCGGGATCTTTAACGTTATGGGAATATGTCCGTACCGGGCGCCCCGGTAATAGAGAGGATCGGTAAACATGGTGTTTATACTGAAGCCCTTCTGGTCCACCATCGTTTCTCGGGGATATCGAAGCTCTATCTGATAATAGCCATCTTCTTCAGGA
This region includes:
- a CDS encoding DUF6443 domain-containing protein, with amino-acid sequence MKYICSIYIILLGIASAFAQSADQNYVKSTEPLFPGTDITGDEYDARVTIQYCDALGRVQQTVWRGISPGVYDVVSHVRYNDRGLPEEEWLPTPVNGDQGYYLPFSRVRENALNYYGDSRPFSQTIYEDNPLNRKIETIGPGSAWYVGKNNNHSQKTAYLTNTAEGELAVRKYIINRYLLHKGNYSEGKLFVTRSVDENGNKKYQFTDKNGRPILYRQMKDSIPHDTYYVYDPTGNLRYILSPEASQICSVQDKAYTDAVIGKYTYIYKYDDHKRRISFQPPGCDPVYYVYDRLGRMVLAQTGNQRQKKEWSYTKYDRKDRPCQTGIWTTTMSHSQLQAQFSDITVREDRETTQGGENTNLGYTNDSEPRQQLRPRSAIYYDTYAFIPPGHTFTPESGYDPCW